From the genome of Clostridium sp. BNL1100, one region includes:
- a CDS encoding GAF domain-containing protein → MKYQSILQRLEDEKKNEILSAKLYRYTGLMQAIEYFSQKLVFDQIIEAAFDFINELLLVNNSIVYVLEDSRYTAKKVKGFKDYVREIENTSKLENLATFYGNILYEKDKIVRFFDLEMVSDMGINAIVPLIIEGKLYGFIMINGKDFADDDYIISESLMRLINTALENYSRYEDLAKVNKELDEKIFNLFAINQSSKVLLSELRINALYDLSVELFSELTRSTVTGFVLYDERSGRYVLKGFKDVFYNIKDAFVSLCLNKNYKIDSNKVIIDLQNPDDSKYFSNLFEGSDNQVKRLEAKYIVIIIKESQILGFVTLSDTVTGDEYSSGIFELIESLASSMYIALSNANLFKQVNEQKQIIQRKLDKLISLNKLIKNISSSLKIDTLMEVAAKTLEISFNLQKGLLCLYDKESNEFSISESIGLEENLDKSIIPNDNWRRVFEGDCVYEIGQDKVSGYIGFEAAQKVGEAQGILIVPIYIDILEVELSGAIIIFKYDGLRLDNEENLITLETIAGHIAPVLNNLSVIQLQQRFMLPNYVEIFKKELKDEVKAAMDYNINLSVIQVEDKRDFIFKGTSIIDSIKENFRKVYPFSYNNVFIIENEDENIEDRIRKCTGFSDLKIRKMVLGKDFKNFASFFDLFR, encoded by the coding sequence ATGAAATACCAGTCAATACTACAAAGGCTTGAAGATGAGAAGAAAAATGAAATATTATCAGCAAAACTATATAGATATACCGGGCTAATGCAAGCAATAGAATACTTTTCACAAAAACTTGTGTTTGATCAGATAATTGAAGCTGCTTTTGATTTTATAAATGAATTATTACTTGTAAACAATTCTATAGTATATGTTCTTGAAGACAGCAGATACACTGCAAAGAAGGTTAAGGGCTTTAAGGATTATGTAAGAGAAATAGAGAATACAAGTAAACTTGAAAACCTTGCTACTTTTTATGGAAACATCCTTTATGAAAAAGATAAAATAGTCAGGTTTTTTGACTTGGAAATGGTCTCGGACATGGGTATAAACGCCATAGTTCCGTTAATTATAGAAGGAAAGCTTTATGGATTTATAATGATTAACGGTAAAGATTTTGCAGACGATGACTATATAATATCAGAATCTCTGATGCGTCTTATAAATACTGCTCTTGAAAACTACAGCAGGTATGAGGATTTGGCTAAAGTAAATAAGGAGCTTGACGAAAAGATATTCAACCTTTTCGCAATAAACCAATCGTCCAAGGTACTGTTAAGCGAATTACGTATTAATGCACTGTATGACTTATCAGTTGAATTATTCTCCGAATTAACAAGGAGTACTGTGACAGGCTTTGTTTTATATGATGAAAGAAGCGGAAGATATGTCTTAAAGGGATTTAAAGATGTATTTTACAACATTAAGGATGCTTTTGTGAGTCTTTGCCTTAATAAAAATTATAAAATTGACTCCAACAAGGTTATTATAGATTTACAAAACCCGGATGACAGCAAGTATTTTTCCAATCTGTTTGAAGGTTCTGACAATCAGGTGAAAAGGCTTGAGGCCAAGTATATTGTTATAATTATAAAAGAAAGTCAGATTCTTGGCTTTGTAACATTAAGTGATACCGTTACAGGTGACGAATATAGCAGCGGTATATTCGAACTTATAGAAAGCCTTGCATCCTCAATGTATATTGCACTAAGCAATGCTAACTTATTTAAGCAGGTAAACGAACAGAAACAAATTATCCAAAGAAAATTGGATAAACTTATATCTTTGAATAAACTAATAAAAAATATCAGCAGTTCATTAAAGATAGACACTCTTATGGAGGTTGCAGCCAAGACACTTGAGATTTCTTTTAATTTGCAAAAGGGGTTGCTTTGTCTGTATGATAAGGAATCCAATGAGTTTAGTATCTCAGAATCAATTGGGTTAGAAGAAAATTTAGACAAAAGCATAATCCCAAATGACAATTGGAGGCGTGTTTTTGAGGGCGACTGTGTTTATGAAATCGGGCAGGATAAAGTATCCGGATATATAGGATTTGAGGCAGCTCAAAAGGTTGGAGAGGCTCAGGGAATACTAATCGTACCTATATATATTGATATTTTGGAAGTTGAGCTTTCAGGAGCCATAATTATTTTCAAGTATGATGGTTTGCGATTGGATAATGAAGAAAACCTGATAACTCTTGAAACAATTGCGGGACATATTGCACCGGTATTAAATAATTTATCGGTAATTCAGCTGCAGCAGAGGTTTATGCTACCAAATTATGTGGAGATTTTCAAGAAGGAATTAAAGGATGAAGTCAAGGCTGCCATGGATTATAATATAAACTTATCTGTTATACAGGTTGAGGATAAAAGAGATTTTATTTTCAAGGGTACCAGTATTATTGACAGCATAAAGGAGAACTTCAGAAAGGTATATCCTTTCTCATACAATAATGTGTTTATTATTGAGAATGAAGATGAAAATATTGAAGACCGTATAAGAAAATGTACGGGATTTTCTGATTTAAAGATAAGAAAAATGGTTCTGGGTAAGGATTTTAAGAATTTTGCAAGCTTCTTTGACCTTTTCAGATAA
- the acpS gene encoding holo-ACP synthase has translation MELLLGTDIIEVDRVKKAIENGGVKFSEKVFTRDEIEYCESRKAAKFQSYAARFAAKEAVSKAFGTGIGKIAAFNEIEIIKDSLGKPNVRLTGKAKAFYDSLGAVGISISLSHCREYAVAYVTIPLISNGNNGI, from the coding sequence GTGGAATTGCTTTTAGGGACGGATATTATAGAGGTTGACAGGGTAAAGAAAGCAATTGAGAACGGAGGCGTAAAGTTTTCGGAAAAAGTATTTACCCGGGATGAAATCGAATACTGCGAGAGTAGAAAGGCTGCAAAATTTCAAAGCTATGCTGCCAGATTTGCAGCAAAAGAGGCTGTTTCAAAGGCTTTTGGAACAGGTATTGGTAAGATTGCAGCCTTTAATGAAATTGAAATTATAAAAGATTCTCTTGGAAAACCTAACGTAAGGCTTACTGGCAAGGCAAAGGCTTTTTATGATTCCTTGGGTGCTGTAGGAATATCAATAAGTCTGTCACATTGCAGGGAATATGCTGTAGCGTATGTTACAATTCCGCTTATTAGCAACGGGAACAATGGCATTTAA